In Flavobacterium cerinum, one genomic interval encodes:
- a CDS encoding FAD-dependent oxidoreductase — translation MKLNNKQIAIVGGGPGGLTLARLLQQKGVNVKVYERDYNKEARIQGAPLDMHDESGLAAIRQAGLLAVFKKNFRPGADKKLIVNQNAAIFYSDHDAKQEENFGSAHFRPEIDRGPLRNMLLESLHPETVVWDSHFLQMEPQNDGWQLYFKNGSSAYADIVIAADGANSKIRPYLTDIKAFYSGITMLEVNVTDAEKAAPHIHSMLDGGKIMAFGNSKCLLMGMKGNGDLTFYASYKTDENNPTVTIPDNSDTDQLLQWFQTEYPQWGTIWYELFKNATIPAIPRPIYCMPLDQTWKSRSNLTLLGDAAHVMPPFAGEGANMAMLDALELSEHLTSDQYDTIQEAITAYEVNMRQRAAKAARESLENGERMHSEKALETMLAFFSEH, via the coding sequence ATGAAATTAAATAACAAGCAAATCGCTATTGTGGGCGGTGGTCCGGGTGGTTTAACATTAGCGCGGCTTTTACAGCAAAAAGGAGTAAATGTAAAAGTATATGAACGCGATTACAATAAAGAAGCCCGTATACAAGGTGCTCCGCTTGATATGCATGATGAATCGGGATTGGCCGCAATACGTCAGGCCGGTTTATTAGCTGTTTTCAAAAAGAATTTCCGTCCCGGTGCCGATAAAAAGCTTATCGTAAACCAAAATGCTGCCATTTTTTATAGTGATCATGATGCGAAACAGGAAGAAAATTTTGGCAGTGCTCATTTTCGTCCTGAAATCGATCGCGGTCCGTTACGAAATATGTTACTGGAATCATTGCACCCTGAAACCGTAGTATGGGACAGTCATTTTTTGCAAATGGAACCACAAAACGACGGCTGGCAATTGTACTTTAAAAACGGTTCGTCTGCTTACGCCGATATTGTTATTGCCGCAGATGGCGCCAACTCTAAAATCCGCCCATATCTTACGGATATCAAAGCTTTTTATTCCGGGATCACTATGCTGGAGGTAAACGTTACCGATGCCGAAAAAGCAGCTCCTCACATTCATTCTATGTTGGATGGCGGAAAAATTATGGCTTTCGGAAATTCGAAATGTTTACTAATGGGAATGAAAGGTAATGGTGACTTAACTTTTTATGCGAGTTATAAAACCGATGAGAACAATCCGACAGTAACTATTCCGGACAACTCCGATACCGATCAATTACTACAGTGGTTCCAAACTGAATATCCGCAATGGGGAACTATTTGGTATGAACTTTTTAAAAATGCAACAATACCGGCCATCCCCCGTCCGATTTACTGTATGCCTTTGGATCAAACCTGGAAAAGTCGTTCCAATTTAACATTGCTGGGTGATGCTGCACATGTTATGCCTCCGTTTGCCGGAGAAGGTGCCAATATGGCCATGCTGGATGCCTTGGAACTAAGTGAACACCTAACTTCTGATCAATATGATACAATACAGGAAGCCATAACAGCTTACGAAGTCAATATGCGCCAAAGAGCAGCCAAAGCCGCTCGGGAATCACTGGAAAACGGAGAACGTATGCATTCTGAAAAAGCCTTGGAAACGATGTTGGCATTTTTTAGTGAGCATTAA
- a CDS encoding helix-turn-helix domain-containing protein, whose amino-acid sequence MAMNEDFRYQFIPPIHLLSDFVESIGMFYNPSDHAKEVMIVPDGRIDLFFSQSASEPFHITLVGLETFPEQRSILPHTHTFVISFKPLAVEYILRTSITNLLNTATLLPNDFWNFTPDDFSDFDHFQTKATQKITELLPKVIDDRKRLLFELIYQSNGEMSIKELSEKVAWSCRQINRYFNQQFGLSLKAFCTILRFRASLEHIAQGKLFPELNFTDQNHFIKEIKKFSGVAPGELSKNQNDRFILLSVLKQQ is encoded by the coding sequence ATGGCTATGAACGAGGATTTCCGATATCAATTTATTCCGCCGATACATTTGTTATCCGACTTTGTAGAAAGCATCGGTATGTTTTATAATCCATCGGATCATGCAAAGGAAGTTATGATTGTTCCCGATGGGCGAATTGATCTGTTTTTCTCTCAATCGGCATCTGAACCTTTTCATATTACACTGGTCGGATTAGAAACCTTTCCCGAACAAAGAAGTATTCTTCCTCATACTCATACTTTTGTAATTAGTTTTAAACCGTTGGCGGTTGAGTATATTCTGCGCACTTCTATTACCAATTTATTGAACACCGCTACGCTTCTCCCGAATGATTTCTGGAATTTTACGCCAGATGATTTCAGTGATTTTGATCATTTTCAGACAAAAGCAACCCAAAAGATAACCGAGCTTTTACCGAAAGTAATTGATGACCGAAAACGCCTTCTTTTTGAACTAATTTATCAGTCAAATGGGGAAATGAGCATTAAAGAACTTTCAGAGAAAGTAGCCTGGAGCTGTCGGCAAATTAATCGTTATTTCAATCAGCAATTCGGATTATCATTAAAAGCCTTCTGCACTATATTACGGTTCAGAGCTTCATTAGAACATATTGCACAGGGAAAACTTTTCCCTGAACTCAACTTTACAGATCAAAATCACTTTATAAAGGAAATTAAAAAATTTTCCGGTGTGGCTCCGGGAGAATTATCTAAAAATCAAAACGACCGATTTATACTATTATCCGTTTTAAAACAGCAATAG
- a CDS encoding CPBP family glutamic-type intramembrane protease, with protein sequence MKLNVIVNKKTRILAAVFFIHILAIIVFELIVSHCNIDVAKSKQHNDLNNPLKLLFSAVVFAPVIEEIIFRYGLVKSKYFYWGTIFSVVFILVTNFSDYFKGAIIILNVLSFGFFCFSDRKVVPQMVLIASVFVFTLIHISNYDSVALNGLPVYALVLQFFPQVLAGIILTGIRLYSRRFLSVIVYHGLYNLVFFGLALLQV encoded by the coding sequence ATGAAGTTGAATGTGATTGTAAATAAAAAAACAAGGATATTAGCGGCAGTTTTTTTTATACATATATTGGCTATTATAGTATTTGAGTTAATTGTATCCCATTGTAATATTGATGTTGCAAAATCCAAGCAGCATAATGATTTAAATAATCCGTTGAAATTATTATTTTCGGCGGTTGTTTTTGCACCTGTCATTGAGGAAATAATTTTTAGATATGGTTTAGTAAAAAGTAAATATTTTTATTGGGGTACTATTTTTAGCGTTGTTTTTATACTGGTAACTAATTTTAGTGACTATTTTAAAGGAGCTATAATTATATTAAATGTATTGTCATTTGGCTTTTTTTGTTTTTCAGACAGAAAAGTAGTTCCTCAAATGGTTTTGATAGCCAGTGTATTTGTTTTTACCCTTATCCATATTTCGAATTACGATTCAGTTGCTCTTAATGGACTTCCGGTTTATGCGTTAGTATTACAGTTTTTTCCGCAGGTTCTTGCAGGAATTATATTAACAGGTATTCGGTTGTATTCCAGGCGATTTTTGAGTGTTATAGTATATCATGGATTGTATAATCTGGTGTTTTTTGGTTTAGCATTACTACAGGTTTAA
- a CDS encoding phosphatase PAP2 family protein, translating to MNRFTPLLLLLAGSVFSQSDSLSVLNKRFQDRKTQTYTIDSETERIYYQPKWHEPITNLWQDFKDTNKDFVADDHAWYLGGALAATAVMIPLDQDIVDESRRFAESIGLSADNKYGTLGPLSNIPQNLGAAFYLTGNGTTVLLLTAGFMTHAVFTNDYRAYATASGMLESMALSGFYIQVLKRTTGRESPFIARENGNPGGDWNPFPSFTAYGENTPTYDAFPSGHLATIMSAFTVITTNYPEVKWLKPVGYSAIGLLSFQMVQSEVHWISDYPLALLIGYFSGKNIARNRFIDRKTGQANLQKKYDIRVTGNYLRDFQTLGLKLTF from the coding sequence ATGAATAGGTTTACACCTTTACTCTTATTATTAGCAGGTTCTGTTTTTTCACAATCGGATTCACTGTCAGTATTAAACAAGCGTTTTCAAGACCGAAAAACGCAAACATATACGATAGATTCCGAAACGGAGAGAATTTATTATCAACCCAAATGGCATGAACCGATTACCAATCTTTGGCAGGATTTTAAAGATACCAATAAGGATTTTGTAGCGGATGATCATGCCTGGTATTTAGGAGGTGCGTTAGCTGCAACAGCTGTGATGATTCCGTTAGATCAGGATATCGTCGATGAATCCAGAAGGTTTGCCGAAAGTATAGGATTGTCAGCAGATAATAAATACGGGACTTTAGGGCCATTGAGCAATATACCTCAGAATCTTGGTGCTGCATTCTATCTGACCGGTAACGGAACAACGGTATTATTACTAACGGCCGGTTTTATGACTCATGCTGTTTTTACAAATGATTACCGTGCTTATGCTACTGCTTCCGGTATGTTAGAAAGTATGGCACTTTCCGGTTTCTATATACAAGTGCTTAAAAGGACTACAGGTAGAGAAAGCCCTTTTATCGCCAGAGAAAACGGAAATCCGGGCGGTGATTGGAATCCGTTTCCATCTTTTACAGCCTATGGTGAAAATACACCAACTTACGATGCTTTTCCATCCGGACATCTGGCAACTATAATGTCGGCTTTTACAGTAATAACCACCAATTATCCGGAAGTGAAATGGTTGAAACCGGTGGGCTATTCCGCTATTGGACTTTTGTCTTTTCAAATGGTGCAAAGTGAAGTACATTGGATTTCAGATTATCCTCTGGCTCTACTTATCGGTTACTTCAGTGGTAAAAATATAGCCCGAAACCGATTTATCGACCGAAAAACCGGTCAGGCTAATCTTCAAAAAAAATATGACATCCGGGTTACCGGAAACTACCTTCGAGACTTTCAGACTTTAGGCCTTAAATTAACATTCTAA
- a CDS encoding phosphatase PAP2 family protein, with protein MNQIATLLRCIALTLCLPTLVFSNTETDTIIHKSHFSYKQLIIPSALIAGGALLRHSAINNDVKEFRDHNFGNFKSSFDDYFQYSTVLLTFGGNYMGFKSEHSNTQMASNMLVSKLLLTAIALPLKNNIGDLRPDNSGNNAFPSGHTAAAFTCATLHFLEYKNSNIWFASSGFLIATTTGTFRILNNRHWLSDITTGAGIGMTTAVLTYYFNPLTFEIKKDSRVSFCPAYLENKAGLALNYNFK; from the coding sequence ATGAATCAAATCGCTACTTTACTACGTTGCATTGCACTAACATTATGCCTGCCTACGCTGGTTTTTTCGAACACGGAAACCGATACTATAATTCATAAAAGCCACTTTTCGTATAAGCAACTAATTATACCTTCTGCGCTGATTGCCGGAGGAGCGCTTTTGAGACATTCAGCTATTAATAATGACGTAAAGGAATTCCGGGATCACAATTTTGGAAATTTTAAATCCTCATTCGATGACTATTTTCAATACAGTACGGTTTTGTTAACGTTTGGAGGGAACTATATGGGATTTAAATCGGAGCATAGTAATACCCAAATGGCTTCGAATATGCTGGTTTCAAAATTGTTGCTCACAGCAATAGCTTTACCGTTAAAAAATAATATAGGGGATTTAAGACCGGATAACTCAGGAAATAATGCATTCCCATCCGGGCATACTGCGGCAGCGTTTACTTGTGCGACCTTGCATTTTTTAGAGTATAAAAACAGTAATATCTGGTTTGCCAGTAGTGGTTTTTTAATAGCAACAACTACAGGAACTTTCAGAATATTAAACAATCGCCACTGGTTGAGTGATATAACGACCGGTGCCGGTATTGGAATGACTACAGCAGTTTTGACTTACTATTTTAATCCGCTTACTTTTGAAATCAAAAAAGATAGTAGGGTGAGTTTTTGCCCGGCTTACCTTGAGAATAAAGCCGGATTAGCGCTAAATTACAACTTTAAATAG
- a CDS encoding DUF2490 domain-containing protein, with the protein MLSTTKTLILFVLFSFLSFENTHAQLSPPGLGKARSAFWSAFGIKQKLDSLGKKETMTYFGLGQKSDPDNYNAFDDQAILVLNHERYHNFKLNQQYSYAVSYRRQNNYESQSPYRSEGVEQEFRVYGRYSYTLDLANQWKWKNTIRQEFRKFYTADFRPADENFQFRTRLKTQLVYHFPSKNKQALALSAEGLFAISKYNTNEKESKFGYKETRLGLYYLFQIPKTPLSMDIGYVNNRIKGYRAAKSGVHYLAVDLIWTIPYRHKLECRI; encoded by the coding sequence ATGTTATCAACGACTAAAACCCTCATTTTATTTGTTTTATTCTCCTTTTTATCTTTTGAAAATACACATGCACAATTAAGTCCGCCGGGATTAGGTAAAGCAAGAAGCGCTTTTTGGTCCGCTTTCGGAATCAAACAAAAATTAGATTCATTAGGAAAGAAAGAAACTATGACGTATTTCGGATTAGGACAAAAAAGTGATCCGGATAATTATAATGCGTTCGATGATCAGGCTATTCTGGTGCTAAATCATGAGCGATACCACAATTTTAAACTCAATCAGCAATATAGTTATGCGGTAAGTTATCGCAGACAAAATAATTATGAAAGCCAATCACCATATCGTTCGGAAGGTGTGGAACAGGAATTTCGGGTATATGGGCGTTATAGCTATACGCTAGATTTGGCTAATCAGTGGAAATGGAAAAACACTATACGTCAGGAATTCCGGAAGTTTTATACGGCTGACTTTCGTCCGGCAGATGAAAATTTCCAGTTTAGAACCCGTTTAAAAACCCAATTGGTTTACCATTTTCCATCCAAAAATAAACAGGCGCTGGCTTTAAGTGCAGAAGGGCTTTTTGCAATAAGTAAGTATAATACAAACGAAAAAGAATCAAAATTCGGTTATAAAGAAACCCGTTTGGGATTGTATTATTTATTTCAAATTCCGAAAACGCCACTTTCTATGGATATCGGATATGTTAATAATCGGATCAAAGGTTATCGAGCAGCGAAATCCGGAGTGCATTATCTGGCTGTCGATCTGATTTGGACAATTCCATACCGACACAAATTAGAATGTAGGATATGA
- a CDS encoding DUF2268 domain-containing putative Zn-dependent protease (predicted Zn-dependent protease with a strongly conserved HExxH motif) yields the protein MKKYIALLGIAAVLASCASNKNSATNKEPDFYQKIKNVPDSIKVGEITVLNLFKHQILAHETPEYDSLRIVEKVYKPHKELWANCYGMIFGEENAPKFNTPEGMMEWNKKLYKENKIFFDQRVSELLKVDLEKMIKNNLLKFEKLVPYIPKAKISILFTPITGIGFGGCEAEQFALELNNKTLDVAYTVEKGLPHELNHLVYEKFRDEDPDSGTALSQTIDEGFACYFTYLFFDKKITEYEAVENMTKANWNWFLQHEKEIYTKVKPYFSDKSGNNPLLRNDKLKLFPDAPKTLNYWLGFRIISKYVEKHGEKSWKDIYNLTAKEVLEKSGYEQFINTL from the coding sequence ATGAAAAAATATATAGCTTTATTAGGTATCGCCGCAGTACTGGCTTCGTGTGCTTCTAATAAGAATTCCGCTACTAATAAAGAACCTGATTTTTATCAAAAAATAAAAAATGTTCCGGACAGTATAAAAGTTGGAGAGATAACGGTTCTTAATCTGTTTAAACATCAGATTTTAGCTCATGAAACACCAGAATATGACAGTCTGAGAATTGTTGAGAAAGTCTATAAGCCGCATAAAGAATTATGGGCTAATTGTTACGGGATGATATTCGGAGAAGAAAATGCTCCGAAATTCAATACGCCTGAAGGAATGATGGAATGGAACAAAAAATTGTATAAGGAGAATAAAATATTTTTTGATCAACGTGTTTCAGAACTATTAAAAGTGGATCTGGAAAAAATGATAAAAAACAATTTATTGAAATTTGAAAAGCTTGTTCCTTATATACCCAAAGCAAAAATCAGTATTCTTTTTACTCCGATTACAGGAATTGGTTTTGGAGGTTGCGAAGCGGAACAGTTTGCTTTGGAATTAAACAATAAGACCCTTGATGTCGCTTATACTGTTGAAAAAGGATTGCCACATGAATTAAATCATCTGGTCTATGAAAAATTCAGAGATGAGGATCCGGATAGCGGTACTGCGTTAAGTCAGACGATAGATGAAGGTTTTGCCTGTTATTTCACCTATTTGTTTTTTGATAAGAAGATTACGGAATATGAAGCGGTTGAAAATATGACTAAAGCGAATTGGAATTGGTTTTTACAACATGAAAAGGAAATTTATACAAAAGTAAAACCGTACTTTTCAGATAAATCAGGGAATAATCCGTTGTTGCGAAACGATAAGTTAAAACTGTTTCCTGATGCTCCTAAAACGTTGAACTATTGGCTGGGCTTTCGGATTATTTCGAAATATGTTGAGAAGCACGGAGAAAAATCATGGAAGGATATTTATAATTTGACAGCGAAAGAAGTACTCGAAAAAAGCGGGTACGAACAATTTATTAATACACTATAA
- a CDS encoding efflux transporter outer membrane subunit: MKRIQYITITALASVVLSSCVVGQKYQRTELNSPTAYREAFLLTGDTIAMPWKAFYKDPMLQELIDKALTKNFEIATALKTMEQVDLNYKQVKLALLPTLDLNVTANRSYLSKTSLNGSLSEQFTGQKYLDDYNANLALSWEADIWGKAALQKRDARASYFAQKENLSALKTRIIVQVAQAYYSLLGLDEQLKIAEKNIDITDVTLKMMRLQYNSGVISSLAVNQTEAQKKTAELLIPQAKTAIAVQENALQLLCGSFPDKIIRSGSFDNSTIEAKFPAGIPASLLSRRPDVKASEYMVMSAAAKSGLAKAAMYPSLTLTPQIGANSFEFEKWFDFPGSITKTIAVGLVQPLFRKKELSTAYKVAKLEQEKAVISFKQSYTTAIGEVSDAMAKLKYAEERSTLIDHKSLAMEKAVKDATLLYGNGMVNYLEVITAQNNALQNDLEAIAIKLERINSAIDLYRALGGGVE; encoded by the coding sequence ATGAAAAGAATACAGTATATAACCATAACAGCCCTTGCATCGGTAGTCCTTTCCTCCTGTGTGGTGGGTCAAAAATACCAGCGTACGGAACTGAATTCGCCTACAGCTTATCGGGAAGCATTTCTACTTACCGGTGATACCATTGCGATGCCCTGGAAAGCGTTTTACAAAGATCCGATGCTACAGGAACTGATCGATAAGGCATTGACCAAAAATTTTGAAATTGCTACTGCTCTCAAAACGATGGAACAGGTTGACCTGAACTACAAACAGGTTAAACTGGCATTACTGCCCACTTTGGATCTGAATGTAACAGCCAACAGATCGTATTTATCGAAAACTTCCCTAAACGGTTCTTTAAGCGAACAGTTTACCGGGCAAAAGTATCTTGACGATTATAACGCTAATCTGGCATTATCGTGGGAAGCGGATATTTGGGGGAAGGCCGCCTTGCAAAAACGAGATGCCAGAGCTAGCTATTTTGCACAAAAAGAGAATCTATCGGCATTAAAAACAAGAATAATTGTTCAGGTAGCACAAGCTTACTATTCGCTTTTAGGTTTGGACGAGCAGCTAAAAATAGCCGAAAAGAATATTGATATAACGGATGTTACTTTAAAGATGATGCGCCTTCAGTATAACTCCGGCGTTATAAGTTCGCTTGCTGTTAATCAAACGGAAGCCCAGAAAAAAACAGCCGAACTTCTGATTCCCCAGGCAAAAACAGCGATTGCGGTACAGGAAAATGCATTACAACTTTTATGCGGTTCATTTCCTGATAAAATTATCCGTTCCGGAAGTTTTGACAACAGTACAATTGAAGCCAAATTTCCAGCCGGAATACCGGCTTCTTTGTTAAGCAGACGTCCGGATGTTAAGGCTTCCGAATATATGGTAATGTCGGCCGCAGCAAAATCAGGACTTGCAAAAGCGGCTATGTATCCGTCGCTTACATTAACACCGCAAATAGGCGCTAATTCATTTGAATTCGAAAAATGGTTTGACTTTCCGGGTTCCATAACCAAAACAATTGCTGTCGGATTAGTACAACCTTTATTCCGAAAAAAAGAGCTGAGTACTGCTTATAAAGTTGCCAAACTGGAACAGGAGAAAGCCGTAATTTCGTTTAAACAATCCTATACGACTGCGATAGGTGAAGTCTCGGATGCAATGGCTAAACTGAAATATGCTGAAGAACGATCAACATTAATTGATCATAAGTCCTTAGCAATGGAAAAAGCAGTAAAAGATGCTACGTTGCTATACGGAAATGGGATGGTTAACTACCTCGAAGTCATAACTGCGCAAAACAATGCGTTACAAAATGATCTGGAAGCAATAGCCATAAAATTGGAACGGATTAATTCCGCTATTGATCTGTATCGTGCTTTAGGCGGTGGTGTAGAATAA
- a CDS encoding efflux RND transporter permease subunit — MLKNIIDRPVLATVISIVLVILGILGLTRLSVTRFPDISPPTVTVTGSYPGGNSETVIRSVVTPLEEQINGVENMQYIKSTASNDGTFSINVIFKQGVDPDQAAVNVQNRVQQATPKLPQEVIRMGLTTSKQQNSMIVIFNLYTEDNEKYDELFLQNYANINLVPQIKRVPGVGQAQIFGQKDYSMRVWLDPRKMANAGLVPSDVTNAIADQSLESAPGKLGEESQSALEYVIRYKGKKNKPEQYADIVVKNTGGNLLRLKDIARIEFGSISYSGDNKSDGKNAVTIAILQTSGSNANDIEIGVNREIERLSKSFPPGIKYVNVMSTKERLDEATGQVKSTLIEAFLLVFIVVFLFLQDWRSTIIPAIAVPVAIVGTFFFLLILGFTINILTLFALVLAIGIVVDDAIVVVEAVHSKMEEDAGLSPREATHNAMSEITGAVISITLVMSAVFIPIGFMTGSSGIFYKQFAYTLAIAIIISAVNALTLTPALCAILLKNNHDHHGKSGFKQRFFTGFNTSFNNLTGRYIRGIRFLIGRKWIATGFVTAIIALAVYSMMSTPKSFVPLEDDGFMIYSLTMPPGTALDRTTATVEKIQAQLDNVEAIENNTSITGFNILSNSASPAYAMGFIKLKPKKERGTVKDIDEIMSIVSGKLAGIKEGSVMVFRSPPVEGFGVTSGAEIVLQDRMAKDPAVLKAMADNVIGQIMQQPGVQYAYTTFRADYPQLELEVDEDKAKQMGVSVRELLNNIQTYFSGDQSSDFTRFGKFYRVNVKADGIFRTDEEAFNEIFVRNADMQMVPVKSLVTLKKVYGPESVNRYNLYNSVSITAVGLPGFSNGDIMQNIESVMDKLPSDYSYEWTGLSLEEKAAGNQTIAIFRLCLLFVFFLLAAQYESYLLPLAVMLSIPTGVLGAFLGIKAVGLDNNIYVQVGLIMLVGLLAKNAILIVEFAVQRRQSGLSIIESAIEGARSRIRPIIMTSLAFIVGMIPLMFASGGTAVGNRSISVSASIGMLSGVVLGLFVIPLLYILFQYLQEKIFGVNKKINSTIKK; from the coding sequence ATGTTAAAAAATATAATCGACAGGCCGGTTTTGGCCACAGTCATCTCTATTGTCCTTGTCATACTGGGAATCCTCGGTCTGACAAGATTATCGGTTACACGATTTCCCGATATTTCTCCACCCACGGTAACGGTAACCGGTTCCTATCCGGGCGGTAACAGTGAAACGGTAATTCGTTCGGTTGTAACGCCTTTAGAAGAACAGATCAACGGTGTGGAAAACATGCAGTATATCAAATCAACCGCCAGTAATGACGGTACCTTTTCGATTAACGTTATCTTTAAACAGGGAGTTGATCCGGATCAGGCTGCGGTAAATGTACAGAACCGAGTGCAACAGGCGACGCCCAAACTACCGCAGGAGGTTATCCGAATGGGATTAACCACATCGAAACAACAGAACAGTATGATCGTTATCTTCAACCTTTATACGGAAGACAACGAAAAATACGATGAGCTGTTTTTACAGAACTACGCGAATATTAACCTTGTTCCTCAAATTAAACGGGTTCCCGGTGTCGGACAAGCCCAGATTTTCGGACAAAAGGATTATTCAATGCGTGTATGGTTGGATCCGAGAAAAATGGCCAATGCCGGACTGGTTCCTTCCGATGTAACCAATGCTATCGCTGACCAAAGTCTTGAGTCGGCTCCCGGAAAATTAGGAGAAGAATCACAATCGGCTTTGGAATATGTTATCCGCTATAAAGGGAAGAAAAACAAACCCGAACAATATGCTGATATCGTCGTTAAAAATACCGGTGGTAATTTATTGCGTCTTAAAGATATTGCCCGCATTGAGTTTGGCTCAATTTCTTATAGCGGTGATAATAAATCCGACGGTAAAAATGCCGTTACAATTGCGATTCTGCAAACTTCAGGTTCCAATGCGAATGACATCGAAATTGGTGTTAATCGTGAAATTGAACGATTGTCAAAATCATTCCCTCCCGGTATAAAATACGTAAACGTAATGAGTACGAAAGAGCGTCTTGATGAGGCTACCGGACAGGTTAAATCGACACTGATTGAAGCTTTCCTTTTGGTATTTATTGTGGTTTTTCTATTTCTTCAGGACTGGCGCTCGACTATTATTCCGGCTATCGCGGTACCCGTAGCGATTGTAGGTACGTTTTTCTTCCTGTTGATTCTCGGATTTACGATAAATATATTGACCCTTTTTGCCTTAGTACTGGCAATTGGTATTGTGGTCGATGATGCTATCGTAGTCGTCGAAGCAGTTCACAGTAAAATGGAAGAAGATGCCGGTTTGAGTCCCAGAGAAGCCACTCACAATGCAATGTCTGAAATTACAGGAGCGGTTATTTCAATTACCTTAGTTATGTCGGCTGTATTTATCCCTATCGGATTTATGACCGGTTCATCGGGTATATTTTATAAACAGTTTGCTTATACGCTTGCTATAGCTATTATTATTTCGGCGGTTAATGCACTAACGCTAACTCCTGCCCTATGTGCCATTTTATTAAAGAATAATCACGATCACCACGGTAAATCCGGTTTTAAACAACGCTTTTTTACCGGTTTTAATACTTCTTTTAACAACCTGACCGGAAGATACATCAGAGGTATCCGTTTTTTAATCGGTAGAAAATGGATTGCCACCGGATTTGTGACGGCTATAATCGCATTGGCGGTATACAGTATGATGTCGACTCCAAAAAGTTTTGTTCCCCTGGAAGATGACGGTTTTATGATTTACAGTCTTACCATGCCACCCGGAACGGCATTGGACAGAACTACAGCCACAGTTGAAAAAATACAGGCACAACTGGACAATGTAGAAGCTATTGAAAACAACACCAGTATTACCGGTTTTAATATTTTAAGTAATAGTGCCAGCCCGGCTTATGCGATGGGTTTTATCAAACTCAAGCCTAAAAAAGAACGGGGAACGGTTAAAGACATTGATGAAATAATGAGCATCGTTAGCGGTAAACTCGCCGGCATAAAAGAAGGTTCAGTAATGGTTTTCAGAAGTCCGCCGGTAGAAGGTTTCGGTGTTACCAGCGGTGCAGAAATTGTATTACAGGACAGAATGGCTAAAGATCCCGCAGTACTAAAAGCGATGGCCGATAACGTAATCGGACAGATCATGCAGCAACCGGGTGTACAATATGCTTATACCACTTTCAGAGCCGATTATCCGCAACTGGAACTCGAAGTTGATGAAGATAAAGCGAAACAAATGGGCGTAAGCGTACGGGAATTACTCAACAATATTCAGACGTATTTTTCCGGTGATCAATCATCCGATTTTACCCGTTTCGGTAAGTTTTACAGAGTTAATGTAAAGGCTGACGGTATTTTCAGAACAGACGAAGAAGCGTTTAATGAGATCTTCGTACGAAATGCCGATATGCAAATGGTTCCTGTAAAATCATTGGTTACGCTTAAAAAAGTATATGGTCCTGAATCGGTAAACCGTTATAATTTGTACAATTCCGTAAGTATAACGGCTGTAGGATTACCGGGTTTTAGCAATGGTGATATCATGCAAAATATTGAATCGGTAATGGATAAACTGCCATCGGATTATAGTTATGAATGGACCGGTTTAAGCCTTGAGGAGAAAGCGGCCGGAAATCAAACCATCGCCATTTTTCGACTTTGTCTTTTGTTCGTTTTCTTCCTTTTAGCTGCGCAATATGAAAGTTATCTGTTACCGTTAGCCGTCATGCTTTCTATTCCGACCGGAGTTTTGGGTGCCTTTTTAGGAATTAAAGCTGTAGGATTGGATAACAATATTTACGTTCAGGTGGGACTTATCATGCTTGTCGGTTTACTAGCCAAAAATGCTATTCTAATTGTAGAATTTGCCGTTCAGAGAAGACAATCAGGACTTTCCATTATAGAGTCGGCTATAGAAGGTGCACGCTCGAGAATACGACCTATCATTATGACGTCACTGGCTTTTATTGTAGGTATGATACCGCTTATGTTCGCTTCAGGCGGAACCGCTGTCGGTAACCGATCGATCAGTGTTAGTGCCTCCATCGGAATGCTTAGCGGTGTAGTATTGGGCTTATTTGTGATTCCTTTACTCTACATACTCTTCCAATACTTACAGGAAAAAATTTTCGGAGTGAATAAGAAGATTAATTCAACTATCAAGAAATAA